A genomic window from Microvirga sp. TS319 includes:
- a CDS encoding S1C family serine protease, protein MQSPEEWQIPPEFQPDPDALAYDLQEALKSIVALRARVPGDAFTAETLGTDRAGQGVVIRADGLIVTIGYLIAEAEEVWLTTNTGRTVEAHVIAYDYDSGFGLVQALEPLGLPALPLGDSRRISPGDRVVMGGSGGRTHSLAAQVVACQEFAGYWEYLIDNAIFTVPAHPNWGGTALIGPRGDLVGIGSLQLQHQAQGGAIVPLNMSVPIDLLKPILDDLLTLGRVGAPPRPWLGFYASETEEDQVSIIGLAGDAPAQRAGLKAGDHVRAVAGSDISSLPEFYRAIWSLGSAGVDVPLTLEREGDTFDVTIRSADRSRFMKTPRLQ, encoded by the coding sequence ATGCAATCACCTGAGGAGTGGCAGATCCCGCCCGAATTCCAACCTGATCCTGATGCGCTCGCCTACGATCTGCAGGAGGCTCTGAAGTCTATCGTTGCGCTCCGGGCCCGGGTCCCGGGCGATGCTTTCACGGCTGAAACCCTCGGGACCGATCGGGCCGGCCAAGGCGTAGTCATCCGGGCGGACGGTCTCATCGTCACGATCGGATACCTGATCGCCGAAGCGGAAGAGGTCTGGCTGACCACGAATACGGGGCGCACGGTCGAGGCCCATGTGATCGCGTATGATTATGACAGCGGCTTCGGGCTGGTACAGGCGCTCGAACCACTCGGGCTGCCGGCTTTGCCTCTCGGGGATTCTCGGCGCATATCGCCTGGAGATCGGGTCGTCATGGGAGGAAGCGGCGGCCGCACGCATTCCTTGGCGGCTCAGGTCGTCGCCTGTCAGGAATTCGCCGGCTATTGGGAATATCTCATCGACAATGCGATCTTTACCGTGCCGGCCCATCCTAATTGGGGAGGCACGGCGCTGATCGGACCACGGGGGGATCTGGTAGGCATCGGGTCGCTTCAACTCCAGCACCAGGCCCAGGGCGGCGCCATCGTTCCCTTGAACATGAGCGTGCCCATCGATCTCCTGAAGCCGATTCTGGACGACCTTTTGACCCTCGGCCGGGTCGGCGCTCCCCCAAGGCCCTGGCTGGGCTTCTATGCTTCGGAGACGGAGGAGGATCAGGTTTCGATCATCGGCCTTGCGGGCGATGCCCCGGCACAGCGCGCAGGGTTGAAGGCCGGCGATCATGTGAGGGCTGTCGCGGGAAGCGATATATCGTCCCTTCCGGAGTTCTACCGGGCGATCTGGTCCCTCGGCTCTGCCGGCGTGGACGTGCCGCTGACATTGGAACGCGAGGGCGATACCTTCGACGTGACGATCAGATCCGCCGATCGAAGCCGCTTCATGAAGACGCCGCGCCTCCAATAG
- the ccoP gene encoding cytochrome-c oxidase, cbb3-type subunit III — protein sequence MAHDIQEKVDAVSGVTTTGHSWDNIEELNNPLPRWWLWTFYFTIVWAIAYCIAYPAWPLVSSYTKGVLGWQSRDAVEVELAALKDLRSGMTAKLAASSLDEIKQDPEMFAFARAQGKAAFGDNCAPCHGAGGGGAKGYPNLNDDDWLWGGSLEQIQQTIRFGVRSTSDEGHSGSMPAFGRDGMLKREEISQVADYVRSLSGLPTDKGADLAAGEKIFADNCAACHGTTGQGMQEMGAPNLTDKIWLFGSDKAVIVEGINNGRGGVMPTWQGRLDDTTIKALTLYVHSLGGGQNP from the coding sequence ATGGCCCATGATATTCAAGAAAAGGTCGACGCCGTCTCGGGCGTGACCACGACCGGGCACAGCTGGGACAATATCGAGGAGCTCAATAATCCTCTGCCGCGCTGGTGGCTGTGGACCTTCTATTTCACCATCGTCTGGGCGATCGCTTATTGCATCGCCTATCCGGCCTGGCCGCTCGTGTCCTCCTATACCAAGGGCGTTCTCGGATGGCAGTCCAGAGACGCCGTGGAGGTCGAACTCGCGGCTCTCAAGGATCTGCGCTCGGGCATGACGGCGAAGCTCGCGGCAAGCTCTCTCGATGAGATCAAGCAGGATCCCGAGATGTTCGCCTTCGCCCGCGCTCAGGGCAAGGCAGCCTTCGGCGACAATTGTGCGCCCTGCCATGGGGCCGGCGGCGGCGGCGCCAAGGGCTACCCGAATCTGAACGACGACGACTGGCTGTGGGGCGGCTCGCTGGAGCAGATCCAGCAGACCATCCGGTTCGGCGTTCGCTCCACCAGCGACGAGGGCCATTCCGGCAGCATGCCTGCATTCGGCCGCGATGGAATGCTCAAGCGCGAGGAGATCTCGCAGGTGGCGGATTACGTTCGCTCCCTGTCGGGCCTGCCGACCGACAAGGGCGCCGATCTCGCCGCCGGCGAGAAGATCTTCGCCGACAACTGCGCTGCCTGCCATGGCACCACCGGGCAAGGCATGCAGGAGATGGGCGCGCCGAACCTCACGGATAAGATCTGGCTGTTCGGATCCGACAAGGCGGTCATCGTCGAAGGCATCAACAATGGCCGCGGCGGCGTGATGCCGACATGGCAGGGGCGCCTCGACGACACGACCATCAAGGCCCTGACGCTCTACGTCCACTCGCTGGGCGGGGGACAGAATCCGTAA
- the ccoG gene encoding cytochrome c oxidase accessory protein CcoG — MADAPVSPSLTNSGPEDAPLYAPRKQIYPQAVKGRFRTIKWVVLAVTLGIYYLLPFLRWDRGPHAPDQAILVDLAQGRFYFFFIEIWPQEVYYFTGLLVLAALVLFLMNAVAGRVWCGYLCPQTVWTDLFYAVERWIEGDRRDRMRKDREKLTLKTAAQKSLKHFIWLMIAWWTGGAWVLYFADAPTLVRELATFQAPMIAYVWIGILTFTTYTLAGFMREQVCTYMCPWPRIQAALTDEYALNVTYRYDRGEPRGSMKKNEAMRLQGQPAGDCIDCYQCVNVCPTGVDIRKGLQLDCIQCGLCIDACNTVMEKINRPLNLIAYDTEMNVKARIEGRSETRHIVRPRTIFYAAIIALVGATMIGSLAMRRTVYLSVMHDRNPLYVHLSDGSIRNGFTVRVANKNLDERSYALTVEGLSGAKLDIVGGEIDQQGQVVVKVGPDQTLEARVLVSSQGSDVPPSTDIHFTLTDLATGDTARMSDYFKAP; from the coding sequence ATGGCTGACGCTCCAGTTTCCCCCTCCCTTACGAATTCAGGCCCCGAAGACGCCCCGCTCTACGCCCCGCGCAAGCAGATTTACCCGCAGGCCGTGAAAGGCCGCTTCCGCACGATCAAATGGGTCGTGCTGGCCGTCACGCTGGGCATCTATTACCTGCTCCCCTTCCTCCGTTGGGACCGGGGGCCCCATGCTCCCGACCAGGCCATCCTGGTCGATCTGGCTCAGGGCCGCTTCTACTTCTTCTTCATCGAGATCTGGCCGCAGGAGGTCTACTACTTTACGGGCCTGCTGGTGCTGGCGGCCCTCGTTCTCTTCCTGATGAACGCCGTCGCCGGCCGCGTCTGGTGCGGCTATCTTTGCCCGCAGACGGTCTGGACGGATCTCTTCTATGCCGTCGAGCGGTGGATCGAGGGCGATCGCCGCGACCGGATGCGCAAGGACAGGGAAAAGCTCACCCTCAAGACGGCGGCGCAGAAGAGCCTGAAGCATTTCATCTGGCTGATGATCGCCTGGTGGACAGGTGGCGCGTGGGTGCTCTACTTCGCCGACGCTCCGACCCTGGTCCGTGAGCTGGCGACGTTCCAGGCCCCGATGATCGCCTATGTCTGGATCGGCATTCTCACCTTCACCACCTACACACTCGCCGGATTCATGCGTGAGCAGGTCTGCACTTATATGTGCCCCTGGCCGCGCATTCAGGCTGCGCTGACGGACGAATACGCCCTCAACGTCACCTATCGCTACGACCGCGGAGAGCCGCGCGGGTCAATGAAGAAGAACGAGGCCATGAGGCTTCAGGGGCAGCCGGCCGGCGATTGCATCGATTGCTATCAATGCGTCAATGTCTGCCCGACAGGGGTCGATATCCGCAAAGGTTTGCAGCTCGATTGCATTCAGTGCGGCCTGTGCATCGACGCCTGCAATACGGTGATGGAGAAGATCAATCGCCCTCTCAACCTGATCGCCTACGATACCGAGATGAACGTGAAGGCCCGCATCGAGGGGCGGTCGGAAACCCGCCATATCGTCCGGCCGCGCACGATCTTCTATGCGGCCATCATTGCCCTCGTCGGCGCGACGATGATCGGCTCCCTCGCCATGCGCCGAACCGTCTACCTGAGCGTCATGCATGATCGCAATCCGCTCTACGTCCACCTCTCCGACGGTTCGATCCGAAACGGATTCACCGTTCGCGTCGCCAACAAGAACCTCGACGAGCGCAGCTACGCTCTCACGGTCGAGGGCCTGTCCGGTGCCAAGCTTGACATCGTCGGCGGAGAAATCGACCAGCAGGGCCAGGTCGTCGTCAAGGTCGGACCCGATCAGACCCTGGAAGCCCGTGTCCTGGTGAGCTCGCAGGGGTCGGATGTTCCTCCCTCGACCGATATCCACTTCACGCTCACGGATCTCGCCACGGGCGATACGGCTCGGATGAGCGATTACTTCAAGGCGCCTTAA
- the serA gene encoding phosphoglycerate dehydrogenase, which produces MSEQFSLQKDKIRVLLLEGVNDSAVELIRAAGYTNLTHLKTALDETQLIEALQGVHILGIRSRTQLTPNVFAAANRLIAVGCFSVGTNQVDLDAARHAGIPVFNAPFSNTRSVAELVIGEIVMLFRRVFPKSAAAHVGGWEKSAVDSHEVRGKTLGIVGYGNIGSQLSYLAESMGMRVIFYDHTDKLRHGNTEPADNLYDLLSQSDVVSLHVPETPATHGMIGAAELAAMKNGAYLINNSRGTVVDLGALAEALKSGHLRGAAVDVFPAEPASNKERFATPLQGLDNVILTPHIGGSTEEAQERIGTEVARKLVDYSDVGSTIGAVNFPQAQLSSRATGTRYIHVHRNVPGILGRLNQAFSQRGLNITAQHLQTDGEIGYVVIEVEGQPEHSREMLKEIRALEGTIRARLLYALG; this is translated from the coding sequence ATGAGCGAGCAATTCTCACTTCAGAAAGACAAGATTCGCGTGCTTCTGCTCGAGGGGGTCAACGACAGCGCCGTCGAGCTGATCAGGGCTGCCGGCTATACCAATCTGACCCATCTCAAGACAGCGCTTGACGAGACGCAGCTGATCGAAGCGCTCCAGGGCGTGCATATTCTTGGAATTCGCTCCAGGACCCAGCTGACCCCGAACGTGTTCGCCGCCGCAAATCGGCTCATCGCCGTCGGCTGCTTCAGTGTCGGCACGAACCAGGTCGATCTGGACGCAGCCCGCCACGCGGGGATTCCCGTCTTCAATGCCCCCTTCTCCAACACCCGCAGCGTCGCCGAGCTCGTGATCGGCGAAATCGTCATGCTGTTTCGGCGCGTCTTCCCGAAATCCGCGGCAGCCCATGTCGGCGGTTGGGAGAAGTCGGCGGTCGACAGTCACGAGGTCCGCGGCAAAACGCTCGGCATCGTCGGCTACGGCAATATCGGCTCGCAACTGTCCTATCTCGCCGAGTCGATGGGAATGCGGGTAATCTTCTACGATCACACCGACAAGCTCCGGCACGGCAACACCGAACCGGCAGACAACCTGTACGACCTGCTGAGCCAGAGCGATGTGGTGAGCCTGCATGTCCCCGAGACACCCGCCACGCATGGCATGATCGGTGCCGCCGAATTGGCCGCGATGAAGAACGGGGCCTATCTCATCAACAACAGCCGCGGGACCGTCGTCGATCTCGGTGCCCTCGCGGAAGCGCTGAAGAGCGGGCATTTGCGCGGCGCAGCCGTTGACGTTTTCCCCGCCGAGCCCGCTTCGAACAAGGAGCGCTTTGCAACACCGCTTCAGGGCCTCGACAATGTCATCCTTACGCCTCACATCGGCGGCTCGACAGAGGAGGCGCAGGAGCGCATTGGCACGGAAGTGGCCCGGAAGCTGGTCGATTATTCGGATGTCGGCTCGACCATAGGCGCGGTGAATTTCCCGCAAGCCCAATTGTCGTCGCGTGCCACGGGAACGCGCTATATTCATGTGCATCGTAACGTGCCCGGCATACTCGGACGCCTCAACCAGGCATTTTCCCAGCGTGGCCTCAATATTACGGCCCAGCATCTGCAGACCGACGGCGAGATTGGTTATGTCGTCATCGAGGTTGAGGGCCAGCCCGAGCACAGCCGTGAGATGCTGAAGGAGATCCGGGCCCTCGAAGGCACGATCCGGGCCCGCCTGCTCTATGCGCTGGGCTGA
- a CDS encoding FixH family protein: MATTAQRPPRILTGRAVLIYLVSFFGVIFAVNFVMVRVAVSSFSGVETESSYKAGLTFENDVAAAHAQDALHWTVEAKLEHAPARGIVITARDAKDQPLAGLAAQVLLAHPTDKRNDVSLDFAEISTGRYGSLGPLPEGRWDLVINLKRGDHVVFRSKSRISL; this comes from the coding sequence ATGGCCACGACGGCACAACGCCCCCCTCGTATTCTCACCGGACGCGCGGTTCTCATCTATCTGGTCTCCTTCTTCGGCGTGATCTTCGCCGTGAATTTCGTGATGGTCCGCGTTGCCGTGTCGAGTTTCAGCGGCGTGGAGACGGAGAGCTCGTACAAGGCGGGCCTCACCTTCGAGAACGATGTGGCGGCGGCCCACGCGCAGGATGCTCTTCACTGGACCGTGGAGGCGAAGCTCGAACACGCCCCGGCCCGCGGCATCGTCATCACGGCCCGTGACGCCAAGGATCAGCCTCTCGCGGGCCTCGCCGCGCAGGTTCTCCTTGCCCACCCGACAGACAAGCGCAACGACGTTTCCCTCGACTTTGCGGAGATTTCCACCGGGCGATACGGCAGTCTCGGCCCGCTTCCCGAGGGCCGCTGGGATCTCGTCATCAACCTGAAGCGCGGAGACCACGTCGTCTTCCGCTCGAAGAGCCGCATTTCGCTCTAG
- a CDS encoding cbb3-type cytochrome c oxidase subunit 3: MPAAYKFFAEFAQTWGLLYFVGVFLVVLVYALAPSRKERFDAAARMPLQED; the protein is encoded by the coding sequence ATGCCAGCCGCATACAAATTCTTCGCTGAATTCGCCCAGACCTGGGGATTGCTCTACTTCGTAGGCGTGTTCCTGGTGGTCCTGGTCTACGCCCTCGCCCCCTCGCGGAAGGAGCGTTTCGACGCGGCCGCCCGCATGCCTCTCCAGGAGGACTGA
- the hemN gene encoding oxygen-independent coproporphyrinogen III oxidase — translation MTPELIARYDQRVPRYTSYPTAPHFKPEVDKAIYAHWLSELAPNTALSLYLHVPFCAELCLYCGCHTTVARSYSPVASYVDLLAREIELVAKSLPNRMDVAHIHWGGGTPTILSGADLRRVMSLLERSFGILATAEIAVEIDPRTITVDHVEALAQSGLNRASLGVQDFDPKVQKTINRIQSFEQTAQVAAWLRRAGVAGLNLDLMYGLPYQTTESVLRTVELSLRLDPDRIALFGYAHVPWMKRHQALLPEKAMPDALQRVEQSTAAASALLKAGYVQIGIDHFAKPEDPLVLHQREGRLHRNFQGYTTDETTALIGFGTSAIGSLPQGYVQNAPSTVAYREAVTKGRLATVRGLALTEDDRLRRRIIERLMCDFSVDLAKIAPGAGQHDFATELLAIDELARDGLVRRDGLSIDVPKDSRLLVRNVCAAFDRYLETGTARHSRAV, via the coding sequence ATGACTCCAGAACTCATCGCCCGCTACGACCAGCGCGTTCCGCGTTATACGAGCTATCCCACCGCTCCCCACTTCAAGCCCGAAGTGGACAAGGCGATCTATGCGCACTGGCTCTCGGAACTGGCGCCAAACACGGCTCTTTCCCTTTATCTGCACGTCCCGTTCTGCGCGGAACTGTGCCTCTATTGCGGGTGCCACACCACGGTTGCCCGCAGCTATAGCCCGGTTGCCTCCTATGTGGACCTCCTGGCGCGCGAGATCGAGCTTGTGGCCAAGTCTCTGCCGAACCGGATGGACGTTGCACATATCCATTGGGGCGGCGGCACCCCGACAATCCTGTCGGGAGCCGATCTCCGGCGCGTCATGAGCCTCCTGGAACGCTCGTTCGGGATCCTTGCGACCGCGGAGATTGCCGTCGAGATCGATCCCCGTACCATCACCGTCGACCATGTGGAGGCGCTCGCTCAGTCCGGACTCAACCGGGCGAGCCTCGGGGTGCAGGATTTTGACCCCAAGGTCCAGAAGACCATCAACCGGATCCAGTCGTTCGAGCAAACGGCACAGGTTGCCGCCTGGCTGCGCCGGGCAGGTGTCGCCGGACTCAACCTCGACCTCATGTATGGCCTTCCCTATCAAACGACCGAGAGCGTCCTGCGCACGGTCGAGTTGTCCCTGCGGCTCGATCCGGACCGCATCGCTCTATTCGGCTATGCCCACGTTCCGTGGATGAAGCGCCATCAGGCGCTCCTTCCGGAGAAAGCGATGCCGGACGCCCTTCAGCGCGTCGAGCAGAGCACGGCGGCGGCCTCTGCCCTCCTGAAGGCAGGTTACGTCCAAATCGGCATCGACCATTTCGCGAAGCCCGAGGATCCGCTCGTCCTGCACCAGCGCGAGGGACGGCTGCACCGGAACTTCCAGGGCTACACCACGGACGAGACCACAGCCCTCATCGGCTTCGGAACCTCCGCCATCGGCTCGCTGCCGCAAGGCTATGTCCAGAACGCTCCGAGCACCGTCGCTTATCGGGAGGCCGTCACGAAAGGCCGCCTTGCCACCGTGCGAGGCCTGGCCCTGACGGAGGACGATCGCCTGCGCCGGAGAATCATCGAGCGCCTGATGTGCGATTTCTCCGTCGATCTCGCCAAGATTGCCCCCGGGGCCGGACAACACGATTTCGCAACGGAACTCCTCGCGATCGACGAACTGGCCCGCGACGGCCTCGTCAGGCGCGATGGTCTTTCCATCGACGTTCCCAAGGACAGCCGTCTGCTGGTCAGAAACGTCTGCGCGGCCTTCGACCGATATCTCGAAACAGGAACCGCACGTCATTCGCGCGCCGTCTAG
- the ccoN gene encoding cytochrome-c oxidase, cbb3-type subunit I gives MAQTATNSKGMTIGEAGSSLAFAALAFLSIIIAAKAYTPEYAFHAYLFAAASVAAVFAIVNRYYERPAALPTLTINGKPNYNMGPVKFATLASVFWGIAGFTIGLLIALQLAFPALNFDTAWLSFGRMRPLHTSAVIFAFGGNVLIASSFYVVQRTCRARLAGDIAPWFVVLGYNFFIVIAGTGYLVGITQSKEYAEPEWYADLFLTIVWVTYFLVFLVTVMRRKEPHIYVANWFYLAFILTIAVLHLGNNAAIPVSIFSPKSYIVWSGVQDALVQWWYGHNAVGFFLTAGFLAIMYYFIPKRAERPVYSYRLSIIHFWSLIFIYIWAGPHHLHYTALPDWAQTLGMVFSIMLWMPSWGGMINGLMTLSGAWDKLRTDPVLRLMVVSVAFYGMATFEGPLMSVKAVNSLSHYTDWTIGHVHAGALGWVAYISFGAVYCLVPWLWNKKGLYSIKAVSWHFWISTLGIVLYISSMWVAGILQGLMWRAYTNLGFLEYSFIETVEAMHPFYVIRALGGALFVAGSLIMAWNVWKTITTAEAVEEEALPAQPALVAAE, from the coding sequence ATGGCTCAAACGGCAACAAATTCCAAAGGAATGACAATCGGCGAGGCAGGATCTTCTCTTGCATTCGCCGCCTTGGCTTTTCTCAGCATCATCATCGCAGCGAAGGCTTACACGCCCGAATATGCATTCCATGCGTATCTCTTCGCGGCCGCGAGCGTTGCGGCTGTCTTCGCAATCGTCAACCGCTACTACGAGCGGCCCGCCGCTCTCCCCACGCTGACGATCAACGGAAAGCCCAACTACAATATGGGCCCGGTGAAATTTGCGACGCTCGCTTCCGTCTTCTGGGGCATCGCGGGTTTCACGATCGGGCTTCTCATTGCCCTTCAGCTGGCCTTTCCAGCTCTCAACTTCGACACGGCCTGGCTCTCCTTCGGACGTATGCGCCCCCTGCACACCTCCGCGGTGATCTTCGCCTTCGGCGGCAACGTGCTGATCGCCAGCTCGTTCTATGTGGTGCAGCGGACCTGCCGGGCCCGTCTGGCGGGTGACATCGCGCCCTGGTTCGTCGTTCTCGGCTACAACTTCTTCATCGTCATCGCCGGAACCGGCTATCTGGTCGGCATCACGCAGAGCAAGGAATATGCCGAGCCGGAATGGTACGCGGACCTTTTCCTGACAATCGTGTGGGTGACGTACTTCCTCGTCTTCCTCGTAACCGTCATGCGCCGCAAAGAGCCCCATATCTATGTGGCGAACTGGTTCTATCTCGCTTTCATCCTGACGATTGCGGTCCTGCACCTGGGCAACAACGCGGCGATCCCCGTCTCGATCTTCTCGCCGAAAAGCTACATCGTATGGTCCGGCGTCCAGGACGCTCTCGTCCAGTGGTGGTACGGCCATAACGCCGTCGGGTTCTTCCTCACGGCCGGCTTCCTCGCCATCATGTACTACTTCATCCCGAAGCGGGCCGAGCGGCCGGTCTATTCCTACCGCCTTTCGATCATCCACTTCTGGTCCCTGATCTTCATCTATATCTGGGCTGGCCCGCATCACCTCCACTACACGGCCCTGCCCGACTGGGCGCAGACGCTGGGCATGGTCTTCTCGATCATGTTGTGGATGCCCTCCTGGGGCGGCATGATCAACGGCCTCATGACCCTCTCGGGCGCCTGGGACAAGCTCCGCACGGATCCTGTGCTGCGCCTCATGGTGGTGTCCGTCGCCTTCTACGGCATGGCCACCTTCGAAGGTCCCCTGATGTCCGTGAAGGCCGTGAACTCCCTGTCGCATTATACCGACTGGACCATCGGGCACGTTCATGCCGGCGCTCTCGGTTGGGTCGCCTACATCTCCTTCGGCGCGGTCTACTGCCTCGTTCCGTGGCTGTGGAACAAGAAGGGGCTCTATTCGATCAAGGCCGTCTCCTGGCACTTCTGGATCTCGACCCTCGGCATCGTCCTGTACATCTCGTCCATGTGGGTCGCCGGCATCCTGCAGGGCCTCATGTGGCGCGCCTATACCAACCTCGGCTTCCTTGAATACTCCTTCATCGAAACCGTGGAAGCGATGCACCCCTTCTATGTCATCCGTGCACTCGGCGGCGCTCTCTTCGTTGCCGGAAGCCTGATCATGGCTTGGAACGTCTGGAAGACGATCACCACAGCCGAAGCTGTCGAGGAAGAAGCTCTTCCCGCTCAGCCCGCCCTCGTTGCAGCGGAGTAA
- a CDS encoding aldo/keto reductase — protein MNREVALPSGETIPALGQGTWQMAEMAGHRAQEIEALRLGVELGMSLIDTAEMYGEGASETLIAEALGPERDRLFLVSKVYPHHASRTGVIEACERSLRRLKTDRLDLYLLHWRGGVPLEETVSGFEELRRAGKIRHWGVSNFDTDDMEELFDAEGGTNCATNQVLYNVTRRGPEYDLIPWMEKHRMPLMAYSPIEQGRLPKAGLLQEIGRRYDASSYQIALAWLLRKPDIVAIPKASSPAHVRDNRRALDIRLSRDELEAIDAEFPPPRRKRPLEMI, from the coding sequence ATGAACCGGGAGGTTGCGCTGCCGTCGGGCGAAACGATTCCTGCTCTCGGGCAGGGAACATGGCAAATGGCGGAGATGGCCGGCCATCGCGCTCAGGAGATCGAGGCACTGCGTCTTGGCGTCGAACTGGGCATGAGCCTGATCGATACCGCGGAGATGTATGGCGAGGGCGCTTCGGAGACGCTCATTGCGGAAGCCTTGGGCCCGGAGCGCGATCGGCTATTCCTCGTGAGCAAGGTCTATCCGCATCATGCGAGCCGTACAGGCGTGATCGAGGCATGCGAGCGGAGCTTGAGGCGGCTCAAGACGGACCGGCTCGATCTTTATCTTCTGCACTGGCGCGGAGGGGTGCCCCTGGAGGAGACGGTTTCCGGATTCGAGGAATTGCGCCGCGCCGGCAAGATTCGCCATTGGGGCGTCAGCAATTTCGACACCGACGATATGGAAGAGCTGTTCGATGCCGAAGGCGGCACGAACTGCGCAACCAATCAGGTCCTCTACAACGTCACGCGGCGCGGGCCGGAATATGATCTGATTCCGTGGATGGAGAAGCACCGGATGCCGCTGATGGCCTACAGTCCCATCGAACAGGGACGTCTGCCGAAAGCAGGTCTTCTTCAGGAGATCGGACGCAGGTACGATGCAAGCAGCTATCAGATCGCCTTGGCCTGGCTTCTTCGGAAACCCGACATCGTTGCCATTCCCAAAGCCTCGAGCCCCGCGCATGTGAGGGACAACCGGCGCGCCCTCGATATCCGGCTCAGCCGCGACGAGCTGGAGGCCATCGATGCGGAGTTTCCGCCACCAAGGCGCAAGCGCCCGCTTGAGATGATATGA
- a CDS encoding inositol monophosphatase family protein, whose translation MIFSRADALTVAEILRNAAQSEILPRFKNLSAGGIRTKTSQLDLVTDADEVAERAIENQLLRAFPKAVVIGEEGVSRDPALLDGLGEADLAFILDPVDGTLNFASGLPLFGVMASAVMKGEVVCGVILDPISDDWAVAVRGEGAWLQRSDGATRTLSVAPPVPLPQMAGNVSWRYLPEALRPIVTGNLPRVAMAADLRCAAHTYRLLAGGHLHFSFSSSIMPWDHAAGWLIHREAGGYTAHFDGSPYRPTHRGGGLISAPNKESWQALRDALLPTQL comes from the coding sequence ATGATATTTTCCAGAGCCGATGCCCTTACCGTTGCGGAGATTCTCAGGAACGCCGCGCAAAGCGAGATCCTGCCGAGGTTCAAGAATCTGTCCGCCGGTGGAATTCGCACCAAGACCTCTCAGCTCGACCTTGTGACGGATGCCGACGAGGTGGCAGAGCGCGCCATCGAAAACCAGCTTCTGCGGGCCTTTCCGAAGGCCGTCGTGATCGGTGAGGAGGGCGTCAGCCGGGACCCGGCCCTTCTCGACGGTTTGGGGGAGGCCGATCTTGCCTTCATTCTCGACCCTGTCGACGGCACCCTGAATTTCGCATCCGGCCTGCCGCTGTTCGGTGTTATGGCCTCGGCCGTGATGAAGGGCGAGGTCGTCTGCGGTGTCATTCTCGATCCGATTTCGGATGATTGGGCCGTCGCCGTTCGGGGCGAGGGGGCTTGGCTGCAACGCTCAGACGGCGCGACGCGGACTCTCAGTGTTGCTCCGCCTGTTCCTTTGCCGCAGATGGCAGGCAACGTGTCTTGGCGATATCTGCCCGAGGCATTGCGCCCGATCGTGACCGGCAATCTGCCGCGCGTTGCGATGGCGGCCGACTTGAGATGCGCCGCGCACACCTATCGCCTGCTCGCCGGCGGCCATCTGCATTTCTCCTTCTCGTCGAGCATAATGCCATGGGATCATGCCGCAGGCTGGCTGATCCACCGTGAAGCCGGCGGCTACACGGCCCACTTCGATGGGTCGCCCTACCGGCCTACCCATCGCGGCGGCGGTCTGATCAGTGCTCCCAACAAGGAAAGCTGGCAGGCTTTGCGGGACGCTCTTCTGCCGACTCAGCTGTAA
- the ccoO gene encoding cytochrome-c oxidase, cbb3-type subunit II → MSFWSRHKIFETNSIILVIGVLFVISIGGLVEIVPLFYLKSTIEKVDGVRPYTPLELAGRNIYVREGCYNCHSQMIRPMRDEVERYGHYSLAAESMYDRPFQWGSKRTGPDLARVGNKYSDDWHRDHLKDPRAVVPGSIMPGYPWLEKNELDVSSIAEDMKVQAMLGVPYTEEMVKKAESDVRIQANADDPNAEDLAKRYPNAQSRSFDGNPQTVTEADALIAYLQMLGTQVDFKLYDNKANVR, encoded by the coding sequence ATGTCATTCTGGTCCCGTCATAAGATCTTCGAGACCAACTCGATCATCCTTGTCATCGGCGTGCTGTTCGTCATCTCGATCGGCGGCCTCGTGGAAATCGTGCCTCTCTTCTATCTCAAGAGCACCATCGAGAAAGTGGATGGCGTGCGTCCCTACACGCCTCTCGAGCTGGCCGGCCGCAACATCTATGTGCGTGAAGGCTGCTACAACTGCCACAGTCAGATGATCCGTCCGATGCGCGACGAGGTGGAACGCTACGGCCACTACTCCCTCGCCGCCGAGAGCATGTACGATCGTCCGTTCCAGTGGGGGTCCAAGCGCACGGGCCCGGACCTCGCCCGCGTCGGCAACAAGTACTCCGACGACTGGCACCGCGACCACCTCAAGGATCCCCGCGCTGTCGTTCCTGGTTCGATCATGCCGGGCTATCCCTGGCTCGAGAAGAACGAACTCGACGTGTCCTCCATCGCCGAGGACATGAAAGTCCAGGCCATGCTCGGCGTGCCCTATACCGAGGAGATGGTGAAGAAGGCGGAAAGCGACGTTCGCATCCAGGCCAATGCGGACGACCCGAACGCCGAGGATCTTGCCAAGCGTTACCCGAACGCTCAGTCGCGCAGTTTCGACGGTAACCCGCAGACGGTGACCGAGGCGGACGCCCTGATCGCCTATCTGCAGATGCTCGGCACGCAGGTCGACTTCAAGCTCTACGACAACAAGGCCAACGTGCGCTGA